From one Eucalyptus grandis isolate ANBG69807.140 chromosome 9, ASM1654582v1, whole genome shotgun sequence genomic stretch:
- the LOC104418448 gene encoding formin-like protein 6: protein MRGAATKFAMKAQSSSFLWAPVLFSLLFNILCAAKSDGGAAGLTNGRDLHRRILHQPLFPAGSAPPPATELPPPPPPPPPSPVFPDPDQPFFPEVPAGATPNPGNQPPPASNNATTPFPTATQPTKPTKTVAIAISVGIVTLGMLSALAFFLYRHRAKHPQETQKLVGGNNSERVVDDSRAPPSNFLYIGTVEPSAARSVGDCSGENSSPYRKLNSVNRSENPRYRPSPELQPLPPLAKPPVEKSPAISSDDDEESHDTAFYTPQCSSVSNEESYYTPISRHSSKSTGDRKGFGIFGRSDGNGSVTSVPHSKRTSPKSRISASSPEMKHVIIPSIKQVSPPQPAVAPSHKSERTISRPKFSSPPPPPNMALLQSISSSPQGSNKVTAAPPPPPPPPPPPPPPPPPPPPPPPPPPPRLPLPPGAFATPKKERRPGANVSSQQHAPESTRSKSWNPASRVIASNGKSKDAEESNRSPSSSERQNGDDVDEARPKLKPLHWDKVRATSDRATVWDQLKSSSFQLNEDMMETLFGCHSTNSAPKEPVRRSVLPPPEQENRVLDPKKSQNIAILLRALNVTRDEVSEALLDGNPEGLGAELLETLVKMAPTKEEEIKLRDYNGDISKLGTAERFLKAILDIPFAFKRVEAMLYRANFETEVNYLRKAFQTLEAASEELKNSRLFLKLLEAVLRTGNRMNVGTNRGDAKAFKLDTLLKLVDIKGTDGKTTLLHFVVQEIIRSEGEGTTSVDDNLQNKVQPKMKDDDFKKQGLQVVANLSKDLGNVKKAAGMDSDVLSSYVTKLEIGLDKVRHVLQYQRADMHGNFFDSMKMFLREAEEEITRVKDDEKKALFLVREVTKYFHGDAAKEEAHPLRIFLIVRDFLSVLDHVCKDVGRMQDRTVVGSARSFRISSTASLPVLNRYNARGNSSSDEESLSP, encoded by the exons ATGCGAGGAGCAGCAACAAAATTCGCCATGAAAGCTCAGAGCTCGAGCTTCCTCTGGGCTCCGGTTCTGTTCTCTCTCCTGTTCAACATTCTCTGCGCTGCAAAATCCGACGGCGGCGCAGCCGGGCTCACCAACGGTCGCGATCTCCACAGGAGAATCCTTCACCAGCCCCTCTTCCCGGCGGGCTCCGCTCCGCCCCCCGCCACCGAATTgcctccgccaccgccacctcctccgCCTTCCCCCGTGTTCCCCGACCCCGATCAGCCGTTCTTCCCCGAAGTGCCGGCTGGAGCGACCCCGAACCCGGGCAATCAACCGCCGCCGGCGAGCAATAATGCGACCACGCCATTCCCGACCGCGACGCAGCCGACGAAGCCGACGAAGACGGTGGCGATCGCAATCTCCGTCGGAATCGTCACCTTAGGAATGTTATCTGCCCTCGCATTCTTCCTGTATCGGCACAGGGCCAAGCATCCACAGGAGACGCAAAAGCTCGTCGGAGGAAACAATTCCGAGAGAGTTGTTGACGATTCTCGAGCTCCGCCGTCCAATTTCCTCTACATTGGAACCGTTGAGCCCTCGGCGGCGAGATCCGTCGGCGACTGCAGTGGAGAAAACTCGTCACCTTACCGGAAGTTGAATTCGGTGAACAGATCAGAGAACCCTCGGTATCGGCCGAGTCCTGAGCTGCAGCCTCTGCCGCCGTTGGCGAAGCCTCCGGTGGAGAAGTCGCCGGCGATCTCGTCGGACGATGATGAAGAGAGTCACGATACTGCGTTTTACACTCCTCAGTGTTCCTCTGTAAGCAACGAGGAGAGCTATTACACGCCAATTTCTCGTCACAGCAGTAAAAGCACCGGCGACAGAAAAGGTTTTGGAATCTTCGGGAGAAGCGATGGTAATGGCTCTGTCACTTCTGTTCCACATTCGAAGAGAACGTCTCCAAAATCACGAATTTCTGCGTCTTCTCCGGAAATGAAACATGTCATTATACCATCGATAAAGCAGGTCTCGCCACCGCAACCGGCAGTGGCTCCATCGCACAAGAGCGAAAGGACGATCTCCAGGCCTAAATTCTcctctccacctccacctccgaATATGGCACTTCTACAATCAATAAGCAGCTCACCACAGGGATCAAACAAAGTTACGGCTGCAccaccaccgcctcctcctccgccgccgccgcctccgcctcctcctcctccaccaccaccaccaccgcccccGCCGCCTCCTAGACTGCCCCTGCCACCAGGGGCCTTTGCAACTccgaagaaagagagaagaccAGGAGCTAACGTCTCTTCTCAACAACATGCCCCAGAATCAACCAGATCAAAATCTTGGAATCCTGCTTCCAGAGTTATTGCAAGTAATGGGAAGAGCAAGGATGCCGAGGAGAGCAACAGAAGCCCCAGTTCTTCCGAGAGGCAAAACGGGGATGATGTAGATGAAGCGAGGCCGAAATTGAAGCCTCTGCACTGGGACAAAGTAAGGGCAACTTCTGACAGAGCCACGGTGTGGGATCAGCTCAAGTCGAGTTCTTTCCA attgaatgagGATATGATGGAGACACTTTTTGGTTGCCACTCAACAAATTCAGCTCCTAAGGAGCCGGTGAGGAGATCGGTGCTTCCCCCTCCAGAACAGGAGAACAGGGTTTTGGATCCAAAGAAGTCACAGAATATAGCTATCCTGTTGAGAGCACTGAACGTGACAAGGGATGAAGTCTCTGAAGCTCTTTTAGATG GTAATCCGGAAGGTTTGGGTGCTGAACTTCTGGAGACACTTGTGAAAATGGCTCCGACGAAGGAAGAGGAGATAAAGCTTCGAGATTATAATGGTGACATCTCTAAACTAGGGACTGCAGAACGTTTTCTTAAGGCTATCCTTGACATTCCATTTGCCTTCAAAAGAGTTGAAGCCATGCTATATAGAGCCAATTTCGAGACTGAGGTGAACTACTTGAGGAAGGCTTTCCAAACGCTAGAG GCGGCTAGTGAAGAGCTAAAGAATAGCCGATTATTCCTCAAACTCCTTGAAGCTGTACTTAGGACAGGAAACCGAATGAATGTAGGCACAAACCGTGGAGATGCAAAAGCTTTCAAACTTGATACACTCCTAAAACTGGTAGACATAAAGGGAACAGACGGAAAAACAACGCTTCTTCACTTTGTGGTTCAGGAAATCATAAGATCAGAGGGAGAAGGTACAACTTCTGTTGACGACAATCTTCAGAACAAGGTGCAACCTAAGATGAAGGATGATGACTTCAAGAAGCAAGGATTACAGGTCGTGGCTAACCTGAGCAAAGACCTTGGAAATGTGAAAAAGGCAGCAGGAATGGACTCTGATGTCTTGAGTAGTTATGTCACAAAACTTGAAATTGGGCTTGACAAAGTCAGACATGTGCTCCAATACCAGAGGGCAGATATGCACGGGAACTTTTTTGATTCAATGAAGATGTTCCTTAGAGAGGCAGAGGAGGAAATCACCAGAGTCAAGGATGATGAGAAGAAGGCTTTGTTTCTCGTGAGAGAGGtcactaaatattttcatggagaTGCTGCAAAGGAGGAAGCTCACCCACTAAGAATCTTTCTGATTGTGAGAGATTTTCTCTCGGTTTTGGATCATGTGTGCAAGGATGTCGGTAGGATGCAGGATCGGACTGTGGTGGGGTCTGCGAGGTCCTTCCGAATTTCTTCCACTGCTTCGCTCCCTGTTCTGAACAGGTATAATGCGAGAGGAAATAGCAGCTCAGATGAGGAAAGCTTGTCTCCATAG